The Halostella limicola genome includes the window CTCGTCGAGCGTCGCCTCGTTGCCCATCCCGTTCTGGAGCGAGAGCGCCGCGCCGTACTCGCCGGTCGCGAGCGTCCCGGCGGCCTCGGCCGTGTCGTACGCCTTGACGGTCAGTACCGCGAGGTCCGCGCGCAGGCCGGACCCGTCAGTGGTCGCGTCGGGCGTTACGGAAAAGTCGAATTCGCCCTCGACGGTCAACCCGTCGGCGGCGACGGCCGCGACGTGCGGGTCGCGCCCGACGAGCGTCACCTCGTGCTCCTGCGCGAGGAGACCGCCGACGAGGCTGCCGAGGCTGCCGGCACCGAAGACGACGACGTCCATACCGGGCCGTCTCGGCGCGCGGTAATCAGTCCTCCGTCCAGTACATCAGCGCCTCCTTCGGCTCGCCGCAACCGGGACACTCGTCGGGCAGCCCCTCGTCTATCTCGCCCATCTCGCCGCACTCGGTGCAGCGCCACATCAGTTCGGCCTCGCCGAAGTCGTGCCCGGACCGGGCGTGTTCGATACTCAGGCCCTCGATGCCCTCGCGGGTGGTGACGAAGAAGCCGCCCTTCTCGAAACCGCGGATCGTCCCCAGTTCCTCGCCGTCCGCGTCGTAGACGACCTGACCGAGGTCGAGTCGGTTGACTGCTTCTTCTGCTTCCGCTTCTCCCTCCGCGCTCGGTGTTTCCCCTCCTCCAGACATACATAGACGCACCACGGCAGCGGGCATAAACGTGGGGCGGCCAGTCAGATCCCTGACTCGCGAGCGCGTCGCGGAAGCGGGCGTTCCGACGGACCCGCCGGCGCGGTTAAGGCGCTCCGCGCCCGTGGCGCAGACGATGAGCGACGCCGACGCGCTGGTCGTGGGGGGCGGAGTGATCGGCTGCGCGGTCGCGCGAGCGCTGGCGCGGGACCGCGAGGTCCGGCTCCTCGAACGCGACCGGATCGCCGCCGGCGCGACCGGGCGGGCCGCCGGCGAGGTGACGATGACGCCGGCGTACTCCGACCTGCCGAGCGTCGCGGCGCACGCGAACGCCTTCTTCCGCGACTACGGTGGCGCGGACTTCGTCGAGCGACCCAGCCTCGAACTCGTGCCGCCGGCGCGGGAGGACGAGGCGCGGCGGCGGGTCGACCGCCTCGCCGATGACGAGGTCCCGGTCGCCTTCCTCGCCCCGGAGCGCGTCGAGGACCGCTACCCTCGCCTCTCGCTCGCCGCGTTCGCCGGCGCGGTGCGCTACGGCGAGACGGGCTTTCTCGACGCCGACGCGTTCACCGCCGCGCTGGCGGCCGACGCACGGGAGCGCGGCGCGACGGTGGAGACGGGCGTAACCGTCTCCGAGGTACTCGTCGAGGACGGACGGGTCGTCGGCGCGGCGACCGACGACGGGGAACGCCGTGCTCCCACCGTCGTCGTCGCTGCGGGGTGGCGGACGGAGCCGCTCCTCCGCGACGTGCTTCGCCTGCCGATCCGCCCGTATCGGACTCAGTGCGTCCGCGTCTCGCTCGGCCGCCCTCTCGACGGCGAGTTCCCGATGGGGTGGGTTCCCGGCGACGGGGTCTACCTCCGGCCGACGCCGGATGGTGGCTTGCTCGTCGTCGGCGGGGCCGTCGCCGTCGGCAGCCCTGCAGAAGCACCCCACGAGGTCGATTCCGCAGAAGCGAACCACGATGCCGACCCCGCGTTCCGCGATCGCGTTCTCGAACGGCTGCCGCGGTTCCTCCGAGACGCGGCGGACGCCCGGATCGTCGACCACTGGGCCGGGGTCGACGGCGCGACGCCCGACACGCGGCCGATCGTCGACGCGCCCGCCGACGCTCCCGAGGGGCTGGTCGCCGCGACGGGGTTCCACGGGCGGGGCGTGATGACCGCGCCCGTCGCCGCGACCGCGGTCCGGGCGGTCACGACCGGCGGATCGGCGCCGTTTCCGCTGGTCGCGTTCGCGCTCGACCGGTTCGAGTCCCGCTCGCGGGCGTTCCCGTTCTATGGCATCGAAGAAGCGGAGTAGGAGCGACGCTCAGTCGTCGGCGGGCGCGGCCGAGGAGCCGCCAGCCGCCGAGACGGTACCGTCGTCGTTCCAGCCGCGCACCTCGTAGTACTCGTCGAGCGCGGCGTCGAAGCCGTCGATGTCGTAGGGGAGTCGGTCGTCGGACCGGTCGAAGCCGCGCTGGTTGTTGAAGTGGCGTTCGAGGTCGATGACGCGCGCGCCGACGGAGAGCAGGTCCTCGAAGTCGGCGTCGAACAGCGCCTCGAACCGCTCCGCGTCGAGCATGTCGCGAGAGAACCGACAGACGACGCCGCAGTCCTCCAGCGCGCGCTTGTTCTCCTGGCGGACGAGTTCAGGCGGCTTGTCGTCTAACCCCGTCATCTCGTACGCCGAGTCGGCGTCGACGAGCGGGTACTCGTAGGCGTAGAACGTTGCGTACATGTGGTCCGCGCCGCGGTTCGACGTGGCGAAGCCGAGCCCCTGCCCGTTCAGCGTCCGGCCGTCATGGGCGGGGAACTCCATCCCCTTCACCGACCAGTTCTCGACGCCCAGCTCCTCGTGGACGCGGTCGATTCCCTCCGCGAGCAGGTCGCCCTCCCCCTCGCGGTAGGCGATCTTCTCGACGAGTTCGTGGACGAGCTCCGCGTTGCCGAACTCCTCCTCCGCGGCGAGATACGCGGACACCGTGTCGCCGCAGGAGATAGTGTCCAGCCCGAGGGTGTCACAGAGCTCGTTCGACTGCATCACGTCGACGATGTCGTCGATCCCCGCGTTCGGGCCGAACGCCATGAGCGTCTCGTACTCCGGTCCCTCGGTCTCGATCCCTCGCTCCTCGTCTCTGGTCGGGAGCTTGCAGGCGAACGCGCAGGCCGAGCAGGTGCCCTTCTCGAACTTCTTCTCCTCGACGCGGTCGCCGTTGACGTTCTCGACGCCCTCGAAGGAGAGCTCCGAGAAGTACCGCGTCGGCAGCGCCTCGACCTGGTTCGCGTAGTCGGTGACGCTGGTCGTCCCCTGCCGCTTCATGATGTGGTCGCTCGTCGCCGCCTCGCGGTGGACGTCCATCTGGACCGGGTCGACCTCGATCTCCGGCCGGGAGTCGCCCGCGAACGTGACCGCCTTCACGTTCTTCGCGCCGAACACCGCGCCGAGGCCGCCGCGGCCGAACGCCCGCCTCTCGGTGGTCATGATGGCGGCGAACCGGACGAGGTTCTCGCCCGCGGGACCGATGGCGGCGACGTTCTCGGCGTCCAGGTCCTCGTCGCGCCCCTCGACGTGCTCGGTCACCTGCGGCACGGTCGCGCCGGCCAGGTCGGGGACTTCCTCGAACTCCACCCCGTCGTCGCGGACGTGGACGATCACCAGTTCGTCGCTCTCGCCCGTGATCTCGACCGCCGAGTAGCCCGTGTCCGCGAGGTGGCGAGACATGAACCCGCCCGCGTTCGACGAGAGCAGGCCGTCCGTCAGCGGCGAGAGCGTGGTGCAGTTCGTCCGCCCGGTGAAGCTCATGTTCGACGTCTGCATCGGCCCGGTCGCGAAGAACAGGCCGTTCTCCGGGCCGAGCGGGTCGGCGTCGAACGGGATCCGGTCGTGCGCCAGTTTCGTCCCGACGCCGCGGCCGCCGATGAACGACGAGAGCACGTCGTCGACGTCGGTCGTCTCCGCGCTCTGCTCGCCGACGTCGACCGTCAGAAGCGGCCCCTTCGAGTGAAGCATACGCGTACCATCACGGTCGATCGGTAATAAACGTCCCCAAAGCGGCGGTCGAAGCGACGGGTCCGGCGGAGAGTTCTCCGCGTCCTCGCCGCGAGGGCAACTCTTTTGCTTCCCTTCCGGCTAGCGATAGCCGTGTCGTCCCCGTACGAGATTCTATCGGTAGACCCAGATGCCGACGAGGAGGAGATACGGCGGGCCTACAGGCGCCGGGCGAAGGAGACCCACCCGGACCAGGGCGGGTCCGTCAGGGAGTTCCAGCTCGTCAAGGCCGCGTACGAGGAGATCGCCGAGGGGAACGTGGACGAGGAGCTGTCGGCCGCCGACCGCGACTTCCGGACCGAGGCCGTCGACGACTCGGACGAGCCCGAGAAGACCCGCGTCGAGTACCTCAACTTCCAGGTGCTCGACGACTACGGGTGGGGGCTCGACGACGACGACCTGTTCGAGAAGGCGTCCGCGGCGGACCTCGACTCGGCGGACTACGGCCGGTTCCTGGTGGAACCCCGGGAGACCCTCCTCGAAGCCGCCGAGAACCGCGGGTTCTCGTGGCCCTACTCCTGTCGGGGCGGGGCCTGCGCGAACTGTGCCGTCGCGGTCGTCGAGGGCGAACTGTCGATGCCCGTCGACCACATCCTCCCGCCGGAGATGATGGACCGCGGGCTCCGGCTCTCCTGCAACGGCGTGCCGACCAGCGACGAGATGAAGGTCGTCTACAACGTGAAACACCTGCCCTGCCTCGAAGACCTGCGACTGCCGCCGCGCAACTTCGAGGGGGCGAGCCTCACGGACTGACGAGGCCCCGCGTCGGTCGGCCTCGCGACGCTCGGCCACCGCTCGGAGCGAAACGCCGGACCAAAAATCCCGCTCGTGGCGACTACATGAAGTCCGCGATGCCCGTTTGCTTGTTCTTGTCGTTGACGAAGATGCTCTCTAGCGACTTCTCCAGCACCTCGAGCCGCTGTTTCGTGTAGTCGCGGGTGCCGTACTCCTCGGCCACCTGGATCGCGGTGTCCATGTACTTGTTCACCGACCCCTCGTGGACGGTGAGCGTCACGTCGCCGCCGCACTCCCGGCAGTCGCCCGAGAGCGGCACCCGCCGGTACTTCTCGCCGCAGTCCAGACACCGCGTCTCCTGGCGCGAGAACGCCCGGAGGTTCCCGATGAGGTCCGGGAGGAAGTGGAACTCGATGACGCGCTCCGCGACGTCGGTCTCGTCGACGGCGCGGAGCTTCCGGGACAGCTCCAGCTGGGCGTCCATCTTGTCCATCATCGAACCGAGCGTCTTGTACGCCGACAGGTCCGGCCCCATCGCGAGGTCCGTCGTGTCGTGGGTGTGCTCGAACCCGGCGTACTCCTCGTCGGTGCCGAGCGTGTCCTCCGCGATCTCGACGTCGACCGCCTCGGGGTCGGCCATCTCCCGGGTCGCCTCGTAGAACTCCTTGGGGTACCGCGAGACGACATCCATGTTGTGCGCCTCGTCGTCGATCTCCGAGGGGTCGATGCGCGAGGACATGACGAGGGGCGCGTCCATCTGGCCGCCGCGCTGGTCGGGGAGGTAGGACTTGCTGAAGTTGAGCAGGCCGTCGAGCAGGAGCATTACGCAGTCCTCGTCGCCGTCACATTGCTTTTGTGACAAGTCATTCGCGACGAGCGAGTGTGTGTCCTCGACCGTGAGACAGTAGGTGTGATCGACATCGGACTCGACGACATCGACCGACGCGATCGGCTCGGCGAGGTAGTCGCCGTCGCCGCCGTCGAACACTCGTCTGCCCCTCGTGGCGATGTCGTCGACTTGTGCCTTCAGCAGGTCGGACTTGCGAGAGAGGTGGAACCCCACGCGGTTCGAGTACGCGACAGCATCGTCGGTGGAGATACGCAGCACGTACCGTCGCGCCGACAGCGACTCATCGTCGATCTCGTAGGAGTCGGGGAACTTCTCACAGAGCCGAACGGGGTCGCGTTCGTCGACGCGCGCCGTGATCCCGAGTCGAGTCAGTAATGCAACGAGATCCTCTTTGAGCTCTCGGCTGACAGTGGTCGCCGACACCTCCAGCGCGTTCGAGGCGACGGAGCCGTCGCCGCTGAAGTACCCGCGCAGATAGGCGGCAACGATCTCGTCCGGCGCGTCGAAGATACACTGCGGGACACGCTTCGAGTCAGCAGTGACGCCGGCAGAGAGCGTAGTGTCGAAGAAGACCCGTAGAAGCCGACCCGAAGCCGTTATCTTCGCGTGATTCTCGCGGTACGGTTCGACGCCGAACTCCTCCGCGATCACGTGTTCAAAGAACTGTCTGGCTTCGGATTCCGTCCCGCAGATGGTCGTCTGATGGATCGCGCCTTTCGGCGTGTCCTGAACCCGTGCGAATCCCTCGCCGGCGTAGTAGCCCAGAAGCGTCGCGACGCGTTCGTTCACTTCGATCCGCCGATCGATCGTCGTCGAATCACGTTTCATCCCCAGTTCGACGTCATCGGGTACCCATTCGAGCAGTTCCGACGTCGAGTCGAAACATTCCGAGATGACGCTTACCGGAATACTCTCACGATAGAGGTAGTTACTCAGTGTCTTTTTGTTGATCCCAAGGCGTTCCGCAGTCGAGTACAGCGGGTAGAACTGACCGTCCCACTGGTCCGCGAATGCCTCTTCGAAGAGGTCGTAGAGTCGGTCCTTGCCGAGGCCGTGAACCATCAGGCGGTCCGGTTCTATCTCGCCGACTTCCAGACACTCCGCGAGGAGATCGAACACGGGCGGCGTCTCCGCCGGTTCGATCGAATCCAGATGGCTCGGCTTTACGACCGAATCGTCCTCAGACAGTTCCGAGGCTCGCTTGGAGGCGATGCCGTCGCCGTCGAACACGTGGACATCGTGGTCGGGCGTCAGGCTGATCTCCCGCCCGCTCCGCGTCTCGATCTCGACGAGGTGGTCCGGTGACGGGTGTTTCGATACGGCCTCGACGCGCTTGCGACGCAGCGTTCCATCTTCGTCCACGGACGGAACGTGCACGTCACCGTCTAACTCCCGAACGAGCGTGCCGAAGTCGTCCTCCTCCGGATCGTCGAGACGGTCTTCGACGAGCGACTGGATCGACTTGTAGTACCACTCACCCTCTTCGTCCTCGTACCAGACCTTCGTCTCCGGGTGGAAGCAGTTCCGGCGTTTCGACGCGTGGAAGAACGGGTGTGCGTACCCGACCGCCGCGCTGGTGAAGCCGATGACGCGCCCGACGACGGCCGCGCTGGTGTGCGGGGCCATCCCGAAGACGAGCTCGCCGACGAGGTCGTCGCGCTCGTCCAGTTCGTAGTAGGGGTCGAGACCGTAGAACTGGGAGAGCAGGTCGTCGACGAAGTCGGCGGTCTTGAGAAGGTGCTCGGCCGCGCCGTCCGAGAGGACGACGTCCTGCACCTTCAGCTCGACCAGCTGGTCGTCGTGGCGGAGGGGGTCGCCGTGGATGTCCTCCTCGTACCCGAGCTGTCGGAACTGGTCGACGGAGACGTCGAGTTCCTCGGGGCGGACCGCGGTGACCGGGAGGTCCGTCATGTCGTAGCGGACGGTGCCGTCCTTGAACGCGGAGACGCCGTGCTTGGAGCGGAGGATCCCCTTGTCGATCGCCTCGGGAGTCTTGTTCGTCGACGACAGCCCCTTCACGCCTTTCAGGATGTCGAACGCGTTCTCGCGCTCGCCGACGCGTTCGAGGGCCTCGCGGTACTCGGCGTGGACGTCGATGACGCGAGACTCGACGGAGGTGCCGTCGATCTCGCAGCGCGAGCAGTGGACCCGGCCCGCCTCGTCGGGTTCGAGGTCCTGCTCGCAGTCGGGACACCGGTAGTGGGGCTCGGTGTGGGCCCCGCAGTCCGGGCATTTCGGTCTGAACGTCTCGTTCCCGCAGCCGGGACACTCCCGGTTCCCGATCTCCACCTCGACCTCGCCGGGCGTGTCCTCCATGCTCTCGGCGTGGCTCCCGGCGGCGGCGACGTCGCGCTGGCTGCCGCCTGCCTCGCCGATGGGGAAGAGGGTGTGGACCGCGGGGCTGAGTTCGCGGGACTCGGACTTCTCGGGGCGGCCCATCCGGTTCCCGATCCGCGTGGGCGCGCGTTCGCGGACAGCGAACGGCGCGACCTCATTGACCGCCTTCATCGCGTTGGGCCACTCGCGGGCGTCGGCCGAGAGGTCGTCCCAGGTGCGCTCCAGATCGGCGGTGAGCCCGAGCGAACGGACGAGCGGGAGCCACTCGGGCACTGCAATGGCGTCGGAGCCCTGGCGGTGCTCGACGATCAGGGACTCCAGCGCCTCGCGGGTGGCGTCGTCGTGCTCGACCAGCAACTCCCCGTCGACGACCTCCCCGGCGGCGACGGCGTCGGCGAGCGCCGCGAACTGCTCGACGGTGAGGTCGTGCCAGAGGTAGGTGTAGTTCGGGTGCAGCGGCGCGTCGTACTCGGTCGCCCACTCGATCGCCCCCTCGGGGTCGGGGTCGTCGAGGTCGACGCGGACGGAGTCGGCCATCGCCTGCACGTCGGCGTCGGTCGCCTCGAACTCCTGGATCCACCACTCGACGGCGTAGGACGCGGGGGCGAGCGGGTGGTTGTTCTCGACGAACTCGCCGTAGTTGACGAGGTACTCGCCGAGGTCGAGGATCTTCTCGACGCCGTTCCGTATTTCGAGGGCCTCCTCGGGGTCGTCGATCCGACGCACGTCGCCGTTGGCGAGGCGGACCGTCGGCCCCTCGATGGAGTCGACGGGGACGACGCCCGCCGCCTTGCCGGGGCGCTCGGTCTTGATCTGCGTGCCGGTCGCGAGGAAGTCGTCGACGAGGTGCATCGTCGCGGGGTGGACGCCCGCCGTCGCGAACCCGTGGTTGCGGGCGCGGCCGTACCGCAGGCGAAAGCCCCCCGTCTCGCTCGGGTGCGAGAAGACGGGGCGGCCGGCGATGAGATCGCGGAGGAACTTCCAGGACTCGTCGACGCGGGGCGGGCCGTCCGGTTCGTCGGCCTCCCCGTCCGCGTCGGTCTCGCCGTCCTCGTCCCCGCCCTCGCTCGCCTCGTCGCCGTCGTCACCGTCGTCGCTCTCCCCGCCGCCGTCCTCGCCGATGGTCCCGTCGATGAGGTCCTGGAGCCAGGGCCAGTCGACCTCGTCGAGGTTGCGGGTGTAGCGCTGGATCTTCGGGGCCTTGAGCGCGATCCCCTCGGCGAGGACGAGACACATGCCGCCGCGGGGGTTGTTGGTGTCGACGCGGTCGAGGTCGCGGAAGCCGGAGACCTCCTCGTCGCCGGTCGCCTCCCCGTCCAGCATGATGGGGACGTGCTTCGCGATGAACTTCGTCTCCTTGTCCTTCGGCGAGTACTGGAGGCCCGTCTCGCTGTCGTACAGCGACACCTCCTCGGCGTAGCGCTCGATCTCGTCGTCGCGGGCCCTGTACTCGTCGACGCCGATGAGCGCGCGGGTGTAGTCGGCGACCAGCACGGACAGCGCCTGCGCCGTCCCGCCCGCGGAGCGGATCGGACCGGCGTAGTAGACGTTGACGAACTCGGTGCCGTCGTCGTTCTCCAGGAGTTCGACCCGGTCGATCCCCTCGATGGGCGCCGCGACGACGCCCTCGGTGAGCAGAGCGACGGCGGTGCGGACCGCGCCCTCGACCTTGCCGGCCTTCGTCTCGTAGTCGCCGACCCGCCCCTCCGCGAAGTCCTTCGCGAGTTCGAGCGCGGCCTCCTCGCGGCTCATCTCCCCTTCGAGCTCGCGGACGCGCTCGGCCACGCCGTCGATCCCGAGGATGTTCTCGACCCGGTCGGCCATGTCCTTCGCGACCGGGATCTCGACCTCGGTCTCGGGGTCGCGGCCCTGCTCGCGGGCCGCGCGGGCGACCTCGAAGGCGTCGTCGAGGCCGCGTTCGAGCCGTTCGAAGTACCGTTCGTCTTCGGGCCGCATCTATAACCAGAGGTCCAGGTCGGTGGTCTCGTCGTGTTCCCGTTCGAGCGTCGTGTCGAACGTCCGCATATGCACCTCGCCCGCGAACACCGTCCCGGCGTTCAGGTGCCCCGCGAGCGTCTCGCCGTCGTCCCGCGAGAGGACAGCGTGTGTGTGGGCGAACCGGTCACCGTCTAACCAGGCGACGTTCCCGACGCAGGAGGCGACTTCGAGCGGTTCGTCGAACTCGACGGGCTCGTACTCGTACTCGTCCTGGTCGTAGAACCAGATCTCCGCGTCCTGGACGGCGCCCATCGCGGTGAACCAGGCGGCGTCGGCGTCGACCTCCGCGGCGAGCGACTCGATCTCCCCGCGCCAGTCGGCGCCGTTGTCGAGCCGAGCGAGATACTCCCCCGTGGTTTCGACGTCGCGGTATTGCATACCCAGTCGAAGCGGCGGCCGGACCAAAAAAGGTGCGTATCGTGAGGCGGGCGGCCGCGGTCGCCCGCGTGGCGTGATCGATACGGCCGGAAAGCGGCCGGGCAGACGACGAGGCCCCCGTGCGGGCCGAGTCCGTCCGCGACGGGAAAGGGCGTCGCTATAGACGAACAGCGGTAAGGGGTAGCGTCCGCGAATAGCGGGAGATGTAGGGACCTCTAGACCACTCGTGCGGCGCGTAGCGCCGCGAGCATGCGACTGATCGGGGTTTTTGACCGATCTTTTTGCCGTGAGCGGTCGCGGAAGGCGATCCGAACGGGAAAACGGTCGTTGGAAAAGGTCGTCTATCGCCAGGCCGGAAGCGTCGGGGCGTCGTCTACTCGCACCGAGAGCCAGGCCTCGTCCTCGCTGATGTCGGCGATGACGTACTCCTGGTCCGTGCCGTCGCCGTCGACGGCGGCGATAACTTCGCCGTCGTCGCGTAGTCCGTCGTTCGGGCCTGACGCATCCGTCGCCATATCGATAATTATCGTTCACGCAGTTATAAACTCGTCGGAACGACAGGACCGTTCCCCGTATTAAGGGTAAACAAGGAGTACTATCGTAGTTATTAACCCCCGCCCTCAGGCGAAAAGCCATCTGTGAATGCGTTTCATAACGGAAAATTTAAACTGATTCATCCAGAAGGGGGGGTTGGGATGACAGATAATAACACTACCCGCCGGCGATTCCTGCAGACGACCGGCGGAGCCGCGGCCGCCGTCGCGCTAGCCGGCTGTTCCGGTGGCGGCGACGACGACGAAGGCGAACAGGACGACACCGACACCCGTACGACCGAACCCGAGACGGAGACGACGGAGCGCGAACAGGTCCAGAGCGACAAGACGTACCGTCGGACCAACTCCACGATGACGACGTTCGACCCGGTGGCGCTCACCGACGAGGCGTCGATTTACGTGGCCCACAACCTGTTCGACGCCCTGACGAACTACCCCAACGGCGACGCGCAGACCGTCGAGAACCTCCTCGCGGAGGAGCTGGAGATCACCGGCGGCGGGTCGGAGATCACCGTGACGCTCCGCGACGACGTGTCGTTCACCGGCGACTACGGCGACGTGACCGCCTCCGACGTCGTCTACTCGTTCGAGCGACTCGCCGCCTCCGACAACTCCCGGCGTGCGAGCTTCCTCCTCGGCGACCTCGGCGTCCAGCACGAGACCAACAGCGACGGCGCGTACGTCCCCGGGTCGATGGCCATCGAGGCCGCCGACGAGAAGACCGTCAACATCACGCTCGACTCCCCGTTCCACGCGATCGCCGAGATCCTCGCGTACGACTCGTTCGCCATCCATCCGGAGGGCATCGTCGGCGACATCGAGGGCTACGACGGCGACATGTCCTACGAGGAGTTCGCACAGGAGAACCCTGTCGGCGCCGGCGCGTTCACCCTCGACCACTGGGACTCCGGTAGCGAGGCCGTGCTCAACGCCCGCCCGATCGACGACTACCACGAGGAAGGCCCGTACGTCTCCTCGGTCCACTTCCGGATCGCGGAGGACCCCAACGCGCTGTACACGTACACGGTCATCAACGAGAACGCGGACCACCCGGTCATTCCGAACGCGCAGTACGACCCCGACAAGGTCTCGATCGAGAGCCGAGACAGCAAGGGGCGAGACTACGGTACGTACGGACCCCTCGAGAACGGCCGCACGGTCTCGTACTACCAGGTGGAGGAGATCGTCACCTACTACATCGCCTTCAACCAGCAGAACGTCCCCAAGCCGGTCCGGCAGGCGTTCGCCCACGTGACGAACCAAGACCAGATCGTCAACGAGGTCCTCAAAAAGCCCGGTAAGACCGCGCCCCACTACGTCCCGCCGGGCATCTTCCCGGGCGGAGTCGAGAACTACGAGTCCCACGCCGAGGAATACCCCTACGGCATCGACGAGACTCGCATCGGCGAGGCCCAGTCGATCATGGAGGAGGCCGGCTACGGCGACGACAACATGTACGAGCTGGAGTTCACCACCTACGAGAGCGGGTTCTGGGAGGAGACCGCGAGTATCCTCCGGGACCAGCTGGCCTCCGCGTACATCGACCTCTCCGTCCAGCCGACGCAGTTCTCGACGCTGATCGAGCGCGGTCGCAACGGCGACCTCGCCGCGTACACGCTCGGCTGGGGCATGGACTACCCCGCGCCGGACAACTTCCTGAAGCTGCTGAACCCGCCGCAGACGGACACCTCCCTCAGCGCGCCCATCAGCTACGTCGACTGGGACCCCGAGGAGAGCGAGGCCGCCCAGCAGGCCGCCGACGCCTGGCAGCAGTTCAAGGACAACCCCGACCCCGAGGGCGGTCAGGAAGCGCGTAACGAGGCCTACCTCGCGATGGAGGAGGCCAACTGGGAAGACGTCGTCTTCCTGAACATCTACCACCCGATCACGGAAGGGATGGACTACCAGTGGGTCAACCGGCCGCGCTTCGGCGGCGCCGGTCCCGCGTCCCAGAAGTTCGCGAATATCAGCATCGACGACCGCGAGTAACCCCCGTATCCCGGGTTTTTTCGTATACGACTGATCCCATCAGAGTTCGCCGAAGAAGCGGAACGCAAATAATGCATGCACCTACACGTAATTAAATGATGAATAGAGACAGCGCGAACAGCGGTGAGACGCCATGAGCCGCTGGTCCTACTTCGCGAAACGACTGATACTGTCGATCCCGGTGATACTGTTCGGAACGTCGCTGACCTTTATCGCAATCCGGATGGGGCCGATAGATCCCGTCGCCGCGGTGTACGGAGACAGCGGAACGGCCGCGGACATGGCGCGCATGCGGGAATCGCTCGGACTGAACGACCCGCTGTGGCAGCAGTACCTCGAGTTCATGTGGGACATGTTCCGGTTCGAACTGGGACAGTCCTGGGTTCTCCAGCCCGGTACGGACACAGTCGACCTGATCCTGTCGCGGGCGCCGCGAACGATCTGGATGGGCTTCTGGGCCGTGCTTATCCCGCTTTTCATCGGGATCCCGCTGGGCTTCTACGCCGGCCTGAACCCGAACACCGCGGGCGACTACGCCGCCTCGTTCGGCGGCATCGTCTGGCGCGCCATGCCGAACTTCTGGCTCGCCGTGATCCTGATGATCGGCCTCTCTAACTCGGAGTCGCTGCTGTTCGGCTTCGACTGGAAGGGGTTCATCCTCCACACGCCGCAGGTCATCGGCACGAACGAGTTCCAGGCGGCCTGGAGCGGTCTCAAGGCCGGGCAGATCGAGCCGATCCAGTGGGCGACGGCGACCAAGCAGATACTGCCCGCCTCGATCGTTCTCGGCTCCGCGTCGATGGGCAACGAGATGCGCATCGGTCGGACCGCGATGCTGGAGACGAAACACTCGAACTACGTCGAGATGGCGAAGGCCAAGGGCGTCTCCGGCCGGTCGCTGGTGTGGAAGCACATGTTCCGGAACGCGCTGATCCCGCTCGTTCCCGTCATCACCGCGGAGGCGAACCTGCTGCTCGGCGGGTCCGTCCTCATCGAGACGGTGATGGCGATAAACGGCATCGGACAGCTGTTCTTCCGGGCGCTGGTACAGGCCGATCTGCCCGTCGCGGGGTCGCTGATGTACGTCTTCATTCTGCTACTGGTGTTTATCAACATCATGCAAGACCTGCTGTACACGATAATCGACCCCCGAGTGGGTTACGAGAGTGAGTAACGATGAGCCAGCATACGACAGCCGACGACGACGACGCGCCGCTGCTGGACCGCATCCGAGAGAACCCGCAGCCCGCGATCCGCTGGGCCGCCGTCGCCGCGGTGCTGCTCGCGC containing:
- a CDS encoding ABC transporter substrate-binding protein; this encodes MTDNNTTRRRFLQTTGGAAAAVALAGCSGGGDDDEGEQDDTDTRTTEPETETTEREQVQSDKTYRRTNSTMTTFDPVALTDEASIYVAHNLFDALTNYPNGDAQTVENLLAEELEITGGGSEITVTLRDDVSFTGDYGDVTASDVVYSFERLAASDNSRRASFLLGDLGVQHETNSDGAYVPGSMAIEAADEKTVNITLDSPFHAIAEILAYDSFAIHPEGIVGDIEGYDGDMSYEEFAQENPVGAGAFTLDHWDSGSEAVLNARPIDDYHEEGPYVSSVHFRIAEDPNALYTYTVINENADHPVIPNAQYDPDKVSIESRDSKGRDYGTYGPLENGRTVSYYQVEEIVTYYIAFNQQNVPKPVRQAFAHVTNQDQIVNEVLKKPGKTAPHYVPPGIFPGGVENYESHAEEYPYGIDETRIGEAQSIMEEAGYGDDNMYELEFTTYESGFWEETASILRDQLASAYIDLSVQPTQFSTLIERGRNGDLAAYTLGWGMDYPAPDNFLKLLNPPQTDTSLSAPISYVDWDPEESEAAQQAADAWQQFKDNPDPEGGQEARNEAYLAMEEANWEDVVFLNIYHPITEGMDYQWVNRPRFGGAGPASQKFANISIDDRE
- a CDS encoding ABC transporter permease, which gives rise to MSRWSYFAKRLILSIPVILFGTSLTFIAIRMGPIDPVAAVYGDSGTAADMARMRESLGLNDPLWQQYLEFMWDMFRFELGQSWVLQPGTDTVDLILSRAPRTIWMGFWAVLIPLFIGIPLGFYAGLNPNTAGDYAASFGGIVWRAMPNFWLAVILMIGLSNSESLLFGFDWKGFILHTPQVIGTNEFQAAWSGLKAGQIEPIQWATATKQILPASIVLGSASMGNEMRIGRTAMLETKHSNYVEMAKAKGVSGRSLVWKHMFRNALIPLVPVITAEANLLLGGSVLIETVMAINGIGQLFFRALVQADLPVAGSLMYVFILLLVFINIMQDLLYTIIDPRVGYESE